In the Vogesella sp. XCS3 genome, GCGGCCAGTACAACTGATAGAGCGCGACGACCGTGGCCGGCCGGAGCTGGGCCTGCGCATCGCCAGCGAGCTGATAGACAAACAGCGGGTAGTGGCCAGCGTGGGCTTTGCCAATAGCGGCGTGGCGCTGGCATCGCAGATACGCTACCAGCAGGCGCGCATCCCGGCCATTACCGCGGTTGCCACCGCCCACATCATTACCCAGCAGTTCACCCCGCCGCGCCATGCGGCCAACTATGTTTTCCGCGTGGCCGCTTCGGACAGCATCCAGGCACCGCTCATCGTGCGCGAAGCGCTGCGCCGCGGCTTTAGCCGCGTAGCCGTACTGAACGACAGCAGCAACTACGGCCGCCTGGGCCAGCAGGACTTGCTGAAATCGCTGGCCCAAAAAGGGCTGCAACCGGTCAGCGTCAACCAGTTCAACAATGGCGAGCTGGACATGAGCGTTTACCTGAAACAGGCTCGGGCAGCCGGTGCACAGTGCATCCTGACCTATACCATTGGCCCGGAGCTGGCCCAGATCGCCAATACCCTGGCGCAAATGGAATGGCGGGTTCCCATCATCGGCAGCTGGACGCTATCGATGTCCAACTTCATCGATAATGCCGGCCCCAACGCCGTGGGCGCCCGCATGGTGCAAACCTTCATCCAGGACGGCAACACCCCGGCACGGCTACAGTTCATTAACCGCTATCTGCATGCCAATGGCGGCCTGCACATTCCTTCGCCCCCCTCGGCAGCGCAGGGCTACGACAGCATGCTGCTACTGGCTGCAGCCATCCGCCAAGCGGGCAGCACCGACGGCCCCGCCATCCGCCAAGCGCTGGAAAACCTGAAACAGCCGGTAGCTGGCCTGATTACCACCTATCGCAAACCTTTCTCGGCCACTGACCACGAAGCGATCGAGCTGGACGTACCCGTAATTGGCGAAGTACGCCAGCAGCAGGTGATGTACGCCTACCCGCAAGACCGGCAGCGCCAGCCCTGAAGCCACAGTAATAAAAAAGCACCGCCTAAGCGGTGCTTTTCTCAAACCGATTTGGCCGCAGCCTAGCGGCGCTCTTGCGTCAGCAGGTAGGACTCCAGCGCGTGGCCGGCAGACAGGATATGGAAGCGCAGAAACTCGGCCGCTTCATCAGCCGCACCCTTGCGGCACAGATCCAGTAGCTTGCTGTGCTCTTCGTGCGCGCGCTCCATGGTACGGGTGAACAGGATCTGCATGCGCGTGTAGCGGTCGGTCTTGTTATGCAGCTGCTCGATCAGCGCCATGGTATTGGGCCGTTTGGCTGCGCGGTATAGCGCCAGGTGAAAGCGCGAGTTCAGCTCGCCCCAGTGGCGGATGTCATTGGCAGCCAGCGCCTGCTCGAATTCGTTCAGCGTCGCTTCGGCTGCATCATGGTCGGCAGCCACCTGACAGGGAATGGCCGCGCGCAATACTTCGCTTTCCAGCATGGCGCGAATTTCCAGCAGCTCCAGCACGTCGTCCAGCGACAGCTTGGACACCAGCGCGCCCTTGTGGTCGATAATCTGGATCAGGCCTTCGGCCTCCAGCTGGCGCAGTGCTTCACGCACCGGCACGCGGCTGACGCCGTATTCGTTGGACAGAGCCTCCTGACGCAGCTGTTGTCCGTCGGCAAACTCGCCCGAAAGAATGCGCTGGCGCAAGGATTCGGTCACGGCACTGGTGAGGGTTTGTCGCTTGATGGGCTGCATAGTGGTCATGGTCACGCTCTGGCTATCGGATACATGCAAATGTATTCGATTATACGGTGAAATACGCGTGCGACAAGAGAATACAGAAAAGGGACATCGAATTAGCAGAAGTGCATAGCAAAACGGCACCAGGCGACCGTTCATGCGCAATAGAAGCCTGACCGGCGCAAACGGCAGGCAAAGAAAAACCCGGCCACGCGGACCGGGTTTATTCTGGGGTGGATGATGGGGCTCGAACCCACGACAACAGGAATCACAATCCTGGACTCTACCAACTGAGCTACATCCACCGCTGAGCGGTGTGTCTGACGCACATTGTGCGGCAAACCGAATTTTTGGGGTGGATGATGGGGCTCGAACCCACGACAACAGGAATCACAATCCTGGACTCTACCAACTGAGCTACATCCACCACAGATACTACATTTCTTACTACCACATCGCCACTGGCGCGCCCGACAGGAATCGAACCCGTAACCCCCGGCTTAGAAGGCCGGTGCTCTATCCGGTTGAGCTACGGGCGCTCTATCGGGTGTGGCTGTGGTCGGGGCGGTGGGATTCGAACTCACGACCCTCTGCTCCCAAAGCAGATGCGCTACCAGACTGCGCTACGCCCCGACGACAGGAAGCGAAATATACAGGGCTGGTTTATTGCTGTCAACACCCAATGCTAAAAAATTGCATAGTAGGGCGTAGTGCCCCCCCTGCTGCCGGCAAAACACGACAGCACCGGCTGCTGCAATGCAAAAAAGAATGACGCACAAGCCCTTGAAGCGATTGAGCAGATACCCCAAAAAATGAGAAAATCCGGCTTTCGTTCACTTCTAACCTTAATGGTGGATAGCAGCATGGCGGCACAACTCATCGACGGCAAGGCCGTTGCCGAAACCCTGATCAACCGCGTACGCGTGGGCGTGGATGCCCGCCTGGCTGCAGGCAAACGCGCCCCGGCCCTGGCAGTGATTCTGGTCGGCGACGACCCGGCTTCCGGTATTTACGTGAACAACAAGAAGCGCTCCTGCGAAAAGGCGGGCGTGCGCTCCCTGTCTTACGAGCTGCCGGGTAGCACCAGCCAGGAGGAACTGCTGGCCATCATCGACCAGCTGAACGCCGACGACAGCGTGGACGGCATCCTGGTGCAGCTGCCGCTGCCCAAGCAGATCGACCCGCAACTGGTGATCGAACGCATCAACCCCAAAAAGGACGTAGACGGCTTCCACCCCTACAATATGGGCCGCCTGGCGATCAAGATGCCCCAACTGCGCCCGTGCACCCCGCGCGGCGTGATGACGCTGCTGGAAGAGTACAACATCGACCCGAAAGGCAAGAATGTGGTGATCGTGGGCGCCTCCAATATCGTAGGCCGCCCACAAGCGCTGGAAATGCTGCTGGCGCGTGCCACTGTTACCGTGTGCCACAGCGCCACCGCCGACCTGGCCGGTGAAGTTGGCCGCGCTGACATCGTGGTAGCCGCCGTGGGCATCCCCAACTTCGTGAAGGCCGCCTGGCTGAAGCCGGGTGCCGTAGTAATCGATGTGGGTATCAACCGTCTGGATAGTGGCAAGATCTGCGGTGACGTTGAATTCGACGCTGCCCGCGAAGTGGCCAGCTACATCACCCCGGTTCCTGGCGGCGTTGGCCCGATGACCATTGCTACCCTGTTGCAGAACACGCTGGATTCGGCCAATCTCAACGCCTGACGCAGACACGAAACACGCACGCCGCCGTCTGCCGCTGCAGCCGGCGGCGTTTTTTATCTGCCCTGAAGACAAAACCTACAGACAAAGAGTCAAACCATGAGTAACCGCCATTCTGCCACCCTGCTGATCAGCTGCCCGGACAGCCACGGCCTGGTTGCAGCCATCGCCAATTTCCTGCTGACCTATAACGCCAACATCCTGCACGCCGACCAGCACCAGGACCCGGTGGAAAACCTGTTCCTGATGCGCGTGCAGTGGGACCTGAACGGCTTTACCCTGCCGATGGACAGCTTTGCCGCCGCCTTTGCGCCGATCGCCGAAAAGCACAATATGCAATGGCAGGTATCGCTGTCGGTACGCAAGCCACGCATGGCGATTTTTGTCTCCAAGTACGAACATTGCCTGGTCGACCTGCTGCACCGCTACAGCATCGGCGAGCTGGATTGCGATATCCCGCTGATTATCTCCAACCACGAAGACTGCCGCCGCCTGGCCGAATTCCACGGCATCCCTTACCACGTGATTGCCGTCACCAAAGACAATAAGGCCGAGGCAGAGGCGCACCAGTGGGCACTGCTTGAAGAAGCCGATGTCGACCTGATCGTGCTGGCGCGCTACATGCAGGTACTGTCGCAAAAGTTTGTCGAGCGCTACCCGCACCGCGTCATCAACATCCACCACAGCTTCCTGCCGGCCTTCGACGGTGCCAAACCTTACCACCGCGCCTTTGCCCGCGGC is a window encoding:
- a CDS encoding ABC transporter substrate-binding protein codes for the protein MRRLLSLCLLIMASTHAAEPIRIGLSGPFSGGSSPMGLSMRNGIRLAAQEINSQGGLLGRPVQLIERDDRGRPELGLRIASELIDKQRVVASVGFANSGVALASQIRYQQARIPAITAVATAHIITQQFTPPRHAANYVFRVAASDSIQAPLIVREALRRGFSRVAVLNDSSNYGRLGQQDLLKSLAQKGLQPVSVNQFNNGELDMSVYLKQARAAGAQCILTYTIGPELAQIANTLAQMEWRVPIIGSWTLSMSNFIDNAGPNAVGARMVQTFIQDGNTPARLQFINRYLHANGGLHIPSPPSAAQGYDSMLLLAAAIRQAGSTDGPAIRQALENLKQPVAGLITTYRKPFSATDHEAIELDVPVIGEVRQQQVMYAYPQDRQRQP
- the purU gene encoding formyltetrahydrofolate deformylase, yielding MSNRHSATLLISCPDSHGLVAAIANFLLTYNANILHADQHQDPVENLFLMRVQWDLNGFTLPMDSFAAAFAPIAEKHNMQWQVSLSVRKPRMAIFVSKYEHCLVDLLHRYSIGELDCDIPLIISNHEDCRRLAEFHGIPYHVIAVTKDNKAEAEAHQWALLEEADVDLIVLARYMQVLSQKFVERYPHRVINIHHSFLPAFDGAKPYHRAFARGVKLIGATSHYVTEILDDGPIIEQEVTRISHRDDVEDLIQKGRDLERVVLSRAVRWHLENRILAYNNKTVIFD
- the folD gene encoding bifunctional methylenetetrahydrofolate dehydrogenase/methenyltetrahydrofolate cyclohydrolase FolD, encoding MAAQLIDGKAVAETLINRVRVGVDARLAAGKRAPALAVILVGDDPASGIYVNNKKRSCEKAGVRSLSYELPGSTSQEELLAIIDQLNADDSVDGILVQLPLPKQIDPQLVIERINPKKDVDGFHPYNMGRLAIKMPQLRPCTPRGVMTLLEEYNIDPKGKNVVIVGASNIVGRPQALEMLLARATVTVCHSATADLAGEVGRADIVVAAVGIPNFVKAAWLKPGAVVIDVGINRLDSGKICGDVEFDAAREVASYITPVPGGVGPMTIATLLQNTLDSANLNA
- a CDS encoding GntR family transcriptional regulator encodes the protein MTTMQPIKRQTLTSAVTESLRQRILSGEFADGQQLRQEALSNEYGVSRVPVREALRQLEAEGLIQIIDHKGALVSKLSLDDVLELLEIRAMLESEVLRAAIPCQVAADHDAAEATLNEFEQALAANDIRHWGELNSRFHLALYRAAKRPNTMALIEQLHNKTDRYTRMQILFTRTMERAHEEHSKLLDLCRKGAADEAAEFLRFHILSAGHALESYLLTQERR